The genomic DNA CGTCGATGTCGGATCGAACGGATACTTCTGCGACGGAGTGAATACCGATCCTGCGATGAACGGGAGATCCGGATTGCCGTAGAGGAAATCGATGATCACCCGCGACCCAATGCGCGGGAAGAATTGCGCGCCGTGTGTGCTGTGCGCCCATTGCTGCTGCACCGGCAACCAGACGATCTCCGGCAAGCCGTTGCCCGAATAATCGCGTGCATTGGCGATCGCGACCGGCACACGCCACTGATCATCGATCTTCGCTTCGCCCTCTGCCGCGCCCTTAAGCGCGATGGTGCCCAGGATCGGCCCGGGCGCGCGCCGGGCGGCGAGCTCGACCGAGGGGCGGAAGGTCTTGGTGGCGTCGATTGCCGTAAAACGATTCGCGTAATGCGGCGGAATCTCGCCTTCCAGCATCCACGGATCGTAAGCGCTGTGCACCACCGACGTGAGCACGACCCGCTTGGGTGAGACCTTGCCGCCACCGATCACTTCGACGCGGCCGCCAGCCTGGAAGCCCGGCTCGGTCGACGTGCCTTCGACGAAATCGGCGGATTGCGCGACATGTTCGTCGCTCGCTTCCTGCCGTGTCTTAACGTCTCCCTTGGCGACAGCTTCTGCGCTCGTCGTTTCGTAAGCGTGGCTGTACACCGCCCCCCAGCTGTCCGCCGCCGTTCCCGGCTGCGGAAACGGCGTGTCGAGCTTGTTGACGTTGAACCCGACATGCCCGTGCTTGCGTGGCGCAGCGCGATAGCGGCGTTCCAGCGTATCGATCGAGGCGCCGTCGCTGTTCGGCAGGAACTCCGCCGCCCCGCCGGGCAGGTCGATGTAATCCGCCGGCTTGTTTGTCACGATCATCTTGTGACGATAGCTACCTGCGCCGCGCTCATAGGCGAAGAAATACATGATGCCGTCTTGCGCCAGCATCCGAGCGAGAAAATCGAGCTCGGTCTCATCGTAACGCACCGCATAGCCGCGCTTGGGCGGCGGCGGACTGACGCTCACCGCCTTGACCAATCCGGTCACGTCGGCAGTCATCGCGTCGAATATTTCGAGCGTGTTCTTGTCCTGAACGAAGTGTGTCGCCCGCGCATAGGATAGCGCATGATATGACGGGCGGATCTGGATGTGAATCCGCCGCTCGTCGCCGCTCTCCGCCCAGCGCGCGCCATAGATCCGGCCGGCGAACACGCGCTGGCTGCCGTGATCCGGCGAGACATCGAACTCCGCGAGCTTTCCGATCCAGGCGGACAGGTCGGGCTCGGTCGTCGCAATCAGTTCGAGCCGGTACTCGAACGGCTCGGAAATAGCCTCGCGCCCCTCGAACCCGAGCAACGCATAACTCTCGACCGGCTCGCCGGCGAGTTCACGAAGGTTGAGAAGATGCGCCATGAACCCCTGTCGATCGCGATCCCGGGCGGCGCAATGCGCCGCCCGGGAAGTCGCATCAGCCGACCTTGTTCTCGGTCAGGCTGTAGATCAGGTGCGTCGGGCTGCCGGTCTGCTTGTCGTCGCGGCCAGTGAAGCTCCAGTCGAACTTCGCGATGTTCAGCGAGATCGACTCGGACGGAAAATCACCGCCCGACGACATGCTGAAGCCGGAGATGATCACCTCCTCGATCTCAAGCGTCGCATAGGCGACCGACTCACCCTTGCTTGCAGCGACGAACGAAATCGTGCCCTTGCCGATTGGATCACCCTTGAGCAGCGCCTTGAACAGCAACTCGCTCGACTTGTCGGTCGTCTTCGTGGCCGTGATTTCGGACACACTTGGCTCGCTGGTCGAACGATCGCCACCGCGCGCGCTGCCCACGCCGATTCCTGCGCCCCACTGGAAGCTGCTCAGTTCAATCTGCTCCTTGAACTTCGAATCGGTCGTGCTGCCCTTGATGCCATCAAGTTTCAGAAAAATTGCCATCGCTCGTCTCCTTTAGAATGCGGCGACGGCGATTGCCGTCGTCGTTGCCTTTCTTCACTTCAACCAATTCGATCCGCCCGCAACAATCAGGCGATCGTGAACCCATAGTCCTTTTCGTCACCCGATGTAACATGAACTGACGTCACGTCTTTGCCATCGGCTCGCAACCCGAGAAGTTCTTCCGCCAGATCAGCAAGCAACCCGCGTTTCAAGATGTTTTCGATATTGCGCGCGCCGCTTTCCACTTCGGTGCAGCGTGCCACCAACCGATCGAGCAACGCATCGTCCCACTCGAACGTCGCGCCGTAATTGCCGGTCACGCGCTGGCGGATACGATTGAGGCTGATCACCACGATCTCGCGCAGGATCTCGGGGCGCAGCGGGAAGAACGGTACCGTCACGACGCGCCCGAGAAATGCCGGCTTGAAATACTCTAGTAGCGCGGGCCGCAACTCGGACGCCAGCACTTCGGGCTCCGGCAGCACCTCGGCGGAGCGGCACAGATCCTCGATCGTCTCCGTCCCGGCGTTCGATGTCATAATGATCAGCGTATTCTTGAAGTCGATGTCGCGGCCCTGGCCGTCCTTCAGCATGCCCTTGTCGAACACCTGGTAGAACACGTCCTGCACGCCAGGATGCGCCTTCTCCATCTCGTCGAGCAGGATCACCGAATAGGGTTTGCGCCGCACCGCCTCGGTCAGCACCCCGCCTTCGCCATAGCCGACGTAGCCCGGCGCCGCGCCGACGAGCGTGGAGACCTTATGCTCCTCCTTGAACTCGCTCATGTTGATCGTCGTGACGTTCTGCTCGCCGCCGTACAGCAATTCCGCCAGCGCCAGCGCCGTCTCGGTCTTGCCGACGCCCGACGTGCCGCAGAACAGGAACACGCCCAGCGGCTTGCGCGGGTCGGCGAGCCCGGCGCGCGCGGTACGCACCGTCTGGCCGATCACGTCGAGCGCATATTGCTGGCCCTTGATGCGTGCCGACAGTTGGCTGCTGACGTTCAACACCGATCGAATCTCGTCGCCGCTCATCCGACCGGCGGGAATGCCTGTCCAGCCGGCGAGCACCGACGCGACGACATCGCGGTCGACCACGTCATAGACCATGATTTCTTCGCCGCGCTGGATCGTCAGCGCAGCCTGCGCCTCCTTCAGCTTCTGGCGTGCTTCGGCAACCGCAGCGGACTGGCCGAATCCGTCGGGCGCGGGCGTGTCTGAGACAGGTGCGCCTTCCGCCGGCACGGCTACGGCCTTTTCCCGGGCTTCGTTGTTCATCAGACCGTCGAGCGCCAATCGCGCGTTCGAAACCTCCTGAACGAGCCGCTTTTCCTCGTCCCACCGCTTGGTGAGCGCTTCCTGTTCCGCCTCCAACTCCGCCTTGCGCTCGACGCTCGCCTGCAGCGCAGCCGCATTGTCGATCCCGCTGCGCTGCTCGCGCTCGAGCATCCGAACTTCCGACGCGAGCAAGCCGAGTTGGCGCTGGACGTCCTCGAGCGCTGGCGGCGTCGCCGCCTGGCTGATCCCCACCCGCGCGCACGCCGTATCGAGCAGCGAGATCGCCTTGTCGGGCAATTGCCGCCCGGCGATGTAGCGATGCGACAGCCCAGCCGCCGCTTCGAGCGCTTCGCCCAGGATCGTCACGCCGTGATGCTTCTCCAGCACCGGCACCAGCCCACGCAGCATCGCAACCGCGAGCTTCTCGGCCGGCTCTTCGACCTTCACCACCTGGAAACGGCGAGTGAGCGCGGGATCCTTCTCGAAATACTTCTTGTATTCGGCCCAGGTCGTCGCGGCGATCGTCCGCATCTCGCCGCGCGCCAGCGCCGGCTTGAGCAGATTCGCCGCGTCGTTCTGGCCCTCGGCGCCACCCGCGCCGATCAGCGTATGCGCCTCGTCGATGAACATGATGATCGGCGTCGGCGAAGCCTTCACTTCCTCGATCACCGATTTCAGCCGGTTCTCGAATTCACCCTTGATCCCCGCGCCCGCCTGCAACAGCCCGAGGTCGAGCGACAGCAGCCGCACATTCTTCAGCGCCTCCGGCACGTCGCCCTGTACGATGCGCAGCGCGAAGCCTTCGACGACGGCAGTCTTGCCGACACCGGCCTCACCAGTGAGGATCGGATTGTTCTGCCGCCGCCGCGTCAGGATATCAACGATCTGGCGTATCTCGGGATCACGTCCGAAGATTGGATCGATCTTCCCGTCACGCGCCTGTTGCGTCAGATCGATGCAGAACTTCGCAAGGTTCTCGCCGCCCCGCGCCGCCGCCGGCGCGGCCCCGCCGCCGCCCGCATTCGCGGCTTCAGCCGGTGCAGACGCCTCCGCAGTCTTCGCCTCTTCCGAGCCCGACGCGATCTGCGTCATCGTCGTGCGCAGCGTCTCGGCCGGGATCTTCGCAAACTGCGTGCTCGCATCGCGCGCCACGCTCGTCATCTCGTCGCTGCCGACGAGTGCCAGCAGCAAATGCCCCGAGCGGATCTTGGTCGCGCCAAGTTCCAGCGAGCCGATCAGCCACGCCTCGCGGATCAGCTTGGCGACGTTCGGCGCAATCGCCGGCGCACGGCCGTTGCCCGTCTTGAAGCGATCGACCTGGCGATTGATGTCCTGCGCCAGCCGTCCAGCGTCCACCTCGAAGTGGCTCAGGATCACCGCCACGTCAGATGTCTGGCGATCGATCAGCTTAAGCAGCCAATGTTCGACCTCGATATCGTAGTTGGTCCGGGAAAGCGCCAGCCCAGCCGCCGATTCCAGCGTGGAACGACAGGTGTCGTCGAGCTTCGCGACGAGACTTTTCAGGTTGAGCTGTGCCACGCATCCCCTTCACGCAAGACCAGTCAAAGACCGCCAAGCGCCCTATTTAACCACCAGTTTTACGCGAACCCGGCTTTTATCGATCTTCCACTTCCCGAATTCCCCCCGGGCCAATGGAGTCGTTGTAATCGCGGGCCTAGCCCGGCGCTTGTCATGCAGCAACCGCTTTTTCGCCATCGAGCGCGGAGCGATCCAATGGGATCACGCAATCGCGTGCGATGCCATCAATTGTCTCCGGCGCGCCGAGCCAAGTTGTCCAGCCGAGCATCGCCGGTGCCGCATCGTCGTTAAGCCGCAGCGGCGGGATTGCTTCTTCTGCAACAAGCAGCCGGATCGAGGGTTGCTGTTCCAGCCCGATCGCCAGCACGCACAGCTGGCTAATCAGCCGTCGTGCATTGGAATCTCGGCAAAATCGCCGAAGCTCGGCGTAGCTGAGCGGCCCGATGTCGATCAGGAAATGATGCTGCACGTCAAGCACCGCCGATCCGATCATCGCCGCCTCGCCCGCGCCGTCGTCCGCGCCCGCCAGCGTGCCGAGCTGCGTGAACTTCGCGCCGATGCCGCCGATCCGCGTCTGCTCGCTCGCGGGTACCGGCATCCACACCGGCACCGCCTCGACAATCTCCAGCGGCAGCCCGGTCAGCGTGCGCAACACCGTCGCGACGCTAACCGCGCTGCGCCGCGCGTCGCTGAGATGCGCCGTCAGCGTGACGAGCGCGCCATCGGTAATGTCGAGCCGGTCCTTCAGCCCGTCAACGCCAATCCCCGCCACCGCGAGGAGCAAGTCACGGATCGGGTCTCGGCCGCCCTCCCCGGCCCGCTCCGCCAACAGCGGCCAGCTGTATTTTTGCGCAATGCGATAGAAGAACGACAGCGCGCGGTGGTCGAACAGGTTGAAGAAGCCCGCGAGCCCCGGGTCGCGCGCGCGCCGCCGTTGCAGCTGCAATTCGCTGTACGGCGGCGGAAGCGCCGGGCTGGCACCCGCAAGCCCCAGCAAATTCGCGACGATGCGGATCTGGCTGCCGTCCGCCGTCACGTCGGCAAGATCGTTGGCGACCAGCGCCATTCGGTCGGACGCGACGAAGCGGATCGCCTCCTCCCCCGGCGGCGTATCGCGACCGACCTCCCGATCGCGCCGCCCATCACGACCGCGTTTCGTCGCGCCCATCTCCGCGGCGCGCGCGGCCTGCGTAAAGGTCGCCTCCGCCAGCACGCGGGCAAGCGCGGCAAGATCGGTCATATCAGCGGTCGATCCCCGATCCGCGGCGGCCAGGTCTTCCACGTCCCGCTCTCGCGCTGCAGCCGTGCATTGACGCGCACGAAGCTGTTGAGCGCACAAGTGCCTGCCAGGAACCGCTCGATCACCGCGCACAGCATGTACGCGCCCGAGCCCGACAGCCGCTCGTCATCCATTTCCAGCGTAACGTCGATTCCCGCGCACATCGCGCTGTGGCCCTTCAGCCGCAGCCGCGCGACGCCGGGCGCCGCATGCACCTCGATCAGCCGCTCGCGCAAATGCCCGCTCTCCGGCGTATCACCCACGTCGTACAGCGCCAGCACCTCACGCAACGTGCGCGCGCCCGCCGCACCGCCGACGAGACTGAGGTAATTGAGCGACAATTGCCCGATCAGCTTCCACCCAGCGGCCCGCCGGCGCGAGGGTCGCCGGGTCGGCGTCGGCTTGGTCAGCGCGGTCACTGCCTTCAGCCCGTTCACCGTGCCAGACACCGTCAGATACGGCCGCCCGCCACCGAACGGCAGCCGCGCGGGCAATTCGCGATTGGTGGCGAGAATTCGGGTGTTCACCACCACATTCTCCTCGCGCAGCAATTCGCCTTCGAGATCGGCGATGGTGATAAACACGTCATCGCCGCCACCCGGCGAAAAGCTCGATCGGCGCGCCGGCGCATGGAACTGCCGCCCGAGTCGCGGCGATCCGCGGTCGATCGAATACAGCGACGGTGCCTCGATCCGCTCGCCACTCGCCTTCTGCAGCACAACTTGCTCGATCGACTGAACCTCGATCGCATCCTCGCGCTGCGCGTTCGGGATCACGCGATATTCGATCGCCGAATGATCGAGCTGGATCGGTTCGGCATCGAGCTCGAACAGGTTGATCGCCGGGCTTGCGAACAGCTCGAAATCCTCCGGCCGCACGACGCGCTCGAGCTCCGGCGACAAGCGATCGAAATACAGGAACAGTTCGAGCGTGTTCCCCGCCAAGTCGAGCGTCCGCGCGTCGAGCCCCGATACCTCGAAGCACAGATGCTTCTGCGGATAGGCAAAATGTTCCTGCAGCAAGGCGTAGCTGCGCCGCGCCGTCTCGGTTTGCGGCAACAGCAGGTCGCGATCATCGATCCCCACCAGGCGCAGCGAGTCGCGCGGCAGCAGCACCGCGCGCGGATCGTTCGGGGCAGCCGCGATGCCGATGCCGAGCAGGTTCGCGCCGAGCTGTTCGAGCAGGATCTCGGCACGCCGCGCATCGGCGCGGATGAACAGCCGCAGCCGATCGAGACCAAGCACGTTCATCGCGATGTCGGGCTTGGTTGTCGTCAGCGTCAGCCGCAGCAGACCGCGCGCATTCGCCATGCCGAACGGCGGCGCATCGAACGGCGGCCCACCCATCGTCGCGCCCGTCAGCGCGATCGGCAGCAGCGTCACGTCACGCGACAGGCGGTAGCGGCAGCTTTCGCCGTCGATCTCCTCGGTCCCGATCATCGTCCCCGCCGGCACGACGCTCGGTTTGTCGAGATCGGGCGACGGCTCCAGCCGCACCATCATCATCGACGGCAGCGGCTGGACGAGGTGCGGATACAGCGTCAGCAGCAACGCATCGGAAAGTTCGGGATATTCGTCGTCGAGCTTGTGCCGCAGCCGCGCGTTTAGGAACGCGACCGCCTCGATCAGGCGCCCGACATGCGGATCTTCCATCGACTCGCGCGTCAGCCGCAGCCGCGAGGCGATTTTGGGATGCGCCTCCGCAAAGGCGCCTGCGTTGTTGCCGAGGAACGCCAGCTCGCGCTGATAATATTCGATCAGATCGTCGATCATGATCCGGTCAGCTCGACCGCGATCGCCCGGTCGGTCGGCCGAACGTTCGCATCGTACACCACGACATCTCGGTTGCGCGAAAGCTTCAACGTGGCGGTGATGCGGAAGCGGATCCCGCGCGAGGTCGGCGCACTGTCCGCTTCGACATCGACATCGCTCAGCCGCGTCTCATGCTCGCGAATACATTGCGCGACCATCCGCCGTGCGCGCTCGCGCGTCGCGGACGTGGAAAAGTCGTCGGTGCTCATATCCCGTATGCCATAGCCGATCACCGTGCGGCCGAGTGCTTCGCTTGCATCGATCATCGCCAGCAACGGCCGCTTGGAATTGAGCAGCGCCTCCAGGTCGCGGCGCAGGCTGTACTTGTAGCGCGCGAGCGCCGCTTCCTCGCTCTCAGCCGGCTCGACCGCGCGGTCCGGCTCGTCGTCGATCAGGCGATCGATCAGCGAATGGGTGAAGGTGCGCGCCATCAGCGTGCGCTCTCGCTGCCCACGACGGTCGTCAGGCGGAATTCCGACGCGATCTGATCGAGCTGATAATGCGGCCGGATCGCGATCTCGCAGCCATAGGAGCCGGGCTTGCCGACGATATCGCTCACCGCCACGCGCGCCTCGCGCAGCGGATAGCGCAGCCGCTGCTCGGGCGAGGCATCGTCGTTCCCGGTGACATATTTGTTGAGCCAGTCCTGCAACAGCCGCTCGCATTCGTAGGCGTCGGTATATTTGCCCACCCAGTCGCGCGCGATCACCTTCACGTAATGCGCGAAGCGACCGACGCAAAAGATATAGTTGAGCATCGCGCTCATCTTGGCGTTCATCCGCGCCGCCTCGCCATCGTAATCGGGCGGACGGTGCAGGCTCGGCAGATTGAGGAATGCGGACATGCCCGTCAGGTGCATTTGCCGCAGCACGATGAACCCGGCCTCGTTGAGCGTTACTTCCTGTTCCTCGGCGATCGCATTCTCCACCCCGAAGCGCGAGACGACGCCTTCGCGATCGCTCGGCAGCAGCTGCCGCACCGGCCCATCGACGGTGCCCCCCTCGCCCGGCGGCAGCAGGCCACGGATCGCCGCCGGCCAGCGGTAGCGCGCCATCGCCCGCGACGCGACATGCGCCAGCGCGAACCCGCCCGACATCCACAGCAGGTCGCTCGACGACGCGACCCGCTCGTCATAAACGAAGCCGAGCCGCGGATGATCACGCCCGCGATGCAGTCGGCGCCCGAGCAGGCGCGGCATCACCACCCCCAGGAACCGGCTGTCTGGCTTCGCGCGCAGCCGGTTCCAGCGCTGAAACGTCGGATCGGCGAAGCTGCCGACGAGATCCTGCCGCAAGTCGATTTCGTCGAACCCGTCGAGCGACAGCACCGTCGGATCGACCCCGACGATGATCGGGCAAAAGGCCGATGCGGCAACTTCCGCCAGCCCTTCCAGCACCGCCACGTCATCCGTCTTGCGCCCGCCGCCCAGCCGATGCGACACCGCTTGGTCGATCAGCACCATGCCGAACGGCTCGCCACCGGGCATGCCGAATTCCTGCGTGTAAATCAGGTCGAACATCTGGCTCTGGTCGAAATCGAGCGCACGCTCCAGATCACGCGCGATCTCCCCCCAGCGCACGTCGAGCATGCGGATCTTGACCTGCGGGTCCTCGATCCCCTGCACCAGCCACGCGAGGCCACGCCACAGCGCTTCCATGCGCTGGAATTCAGGATGGTGGAGGATCGCGTCGAGCTGCTCGCGCAAGCGGCGGTCGATCGACGCGACGATCATCTGCGCGCGAGCGCGGAGTTCCTCCGGGTCGGCGCCCGGCCGTTGCGCGGATAGAGTTTCAAGCGGCGGCGCCGCCGACAAAATGGCGAGCGGAGGCGGCAACTCTCCGGCGAGCGGCGCCACGTCCGCCGCATCGCCGTCTTCGAGAGCCACCGCCTCCACCAATGCCGCCCGCGGGGCCTCAGCCCTGCTTCGGGATCCGGGCCACCAGCCGCATCGAGGTCGTCAGTTCCTCGAACTGGAGCCACGGCCGCAGATGCGCGACCGCGGTGTACGAGCCCGGCGCGCCTTCAACTTCACGCACTTCGACACGCGCCTCACGCAGCGGATATTTCGCGCGCGCTTCCTGCCCGGCACCCTCGGTCGCATCGACGTAATTGCCGATCCAACGGTTGAGCCAGGTCTCGCAGTCCTTGGCTTCCATGAACGAGCCGATCTTGTCGCGCGCCATCACCTTCAGATAATGCGCGAACCGGCTGGTCGCCATCATGTACGGCAGGCGCGCCGAGATCGCCGCATTCGCCGTCGCTTCAGGACGGTCATACTTCTTGGGCTTCTGCGTCGACTGCGCCCCGAAGAACACCGAGTAATCGGTATTCTTGTAATGGCACAACGGCAGGAAGCCGAGGTCGGACAGTTCCTTCTCGCGCCGGTCGGTGATGCCGATCTCGGTGGGGCACTTGGCGTCGAGATCGCCGTCATCCGACTGGAAGACATGCGTCGGAAGGTTGGAAACCTTGCCCCCGCCCTCGGCGCCGCGGATCGCGGTGCACCAGCCGTACTGGGCGAACGCATCGGTCATCCGCGCGGCCAGCGCATAGGATGCATTCATCCAGCAATAATCGTCGTGGTTCATCGACTTTGGCGCGCCCGTCTCGTCGAACGGCGCCTCTTCATAAGCGAATGCTTCGACCGGCTTGGTATCCGCGCCATACGGCAGGCGCGCGAGCACCTTTGGCATGGTCAGCGTCACGAAGCGCGAATCCTCGGTCTGCCGGTACGAGTTCCACTTCATATAGTCGGCGGTCTCGAACAGCTGCTTCATGTCCATGGGATTGGACAGTTCGTTGAAGCTGTCCATCCCGAACAGCTTCGAATCCGCCGCTGCCACGAATGGCGTGAAGCCCGCCGCCGCGACGCTCGAGATGTTGGTCAGCAGCTCGACGTCGTCGGGATGCTTCGAGAAATAATAATCGCCGATCAGCGCGCCGAACGGCATGCCGCCCGCGGTGCCGAACTGCTCTTCGTAGACCTTCTTGTAGAACGTGCTCTGGTCGAAGTCGGTCGCCTTCGAAAGGTCGCTGGCGAGCTCCTTCTTGCTGACGTTCAACACCTGGACCTTCAGGCTCTGGCCGATCTCGCTGTTCTTGACGAGATAGTTCAGCCCGCGCCACGAACCTTCCATCTGCTTGAACTTGTCGGCATGCATGATCGCCGCGAGCTGCTCGGAAATCTGCGCGTCGATCTTCGCGATCGCCGCGCGCAGCGTCACAGTCATGTTCTTGTTGAACTGGACGGTGCCGGTCATCGCTTCCTGCGCCAACGTGCGCATCAGCTCCTCGACCCGCGCTGGCTCGGTTTGCTTGGTAACGCTGATCGCTTCGTCGAGCAGGCTTACCGGTGCATCGACGGTGGTCGTCTGGGCGCCACCTGCGCCCTGGGTTTCGACGTCGGCCATGGTGCTACTCCGCCTTGCTGCTGTCGGTGCCGAGCTGCTTGCGCAGCTCGCCGAGCTTGGTCTCGTCGCCGAGGATCTGTTCGAGCAAG from Sphingomonas radiodurans includes the following:
- the tssH gene encoding type VI secretion system ATPase TssH → MAQLNLKSLVAKLDDTCRSTLESAAGLALSRTNYDIEVEHWLLKLIDRQTSDVAVILSHFEVDAGRLAQDINRQVDRFKTGNGRAPAIAPNVAKLIREAWLIGSLELGATKIRSGHLLLALVGSDEMTSVARDASTQFAKIPAETLRTTMTQIASGSEEAKTAEASAPAEAANAGGGGAAPAAARGGENLAKFCIDLTQQARDGKIDPIFGRDPEIRQIVDILTRRRQNNPILTGEAGVGKTAVVEGFALRIVQGDVPEALKNVRLLSLDLGLLQAGAGIKGEFENRLKSVIEEVKASPTPIIMFIDEAHTLIGAGGAEGQNDAANLLKPALARGEMRTIAATTWAEYKKYFEKDPALTRRFQVVKVEEPAEKLAVAMLRGLVPVLEKHHGVTILGEALEAAAGLSHRYIAGRQLPDKAISLLDTACARVGISQAATPPALEDVQRQLGLLASEVRMLEREQRSGIDNAAALQASVERKAELEAEQEALTKRWDEEKRLVQEVSNARLALDGLMNNEAREKAVAVPAEGAPVSDTPAPDGFGQSAAVAEARQKLKEAQAALTIQRGEEIMVYDVVDRDVVASVLAGWTGIPAGRMSGDEIRSVLNVSSQLSARIKGQQYALDVIGQTVRTARAGLADPRKPLGVFLFCGTSGVGKTETALALAELLYGGEQNVTTINMSEFKEEHKVSTLVGAAPGYVGYGEGGVLTEAVRRKPYSVILLDEMEKAHPGVQDVFYQVFDKGMLKDGQGRDIDFKNTLIIMTSNAGTETIEDLCRSAEVLPEPEVLASELRPALLEYFKPAFLGRVVTVPFFPLRPEILREIVVISLNRIRQRVTGNYGATFEWDDALLDRLVARCTEVESGARNIENILKRGLLADLAEELLGLRADGKDVTSVHVTSGDEKDYGFTIA
- the tssF gene encoding type VI secretion system baseplate subunit TssF → MIDDLIEYYQRELAFLGNNAGAFAEAHPKIASRLRLTRESMEDPHVGRLIEAVAFLNARLRHKLDDEYPELSDALLLTLYPHLVQPLPSMMMVRLEPSPDLDKPSVVPAGTMIGTEEIDGESCRYRLSRDVTLLPIALTGATMGGPPFDAPPFGMANARGLLRLTLTTTKPDIAMNVLGLDRLRLFIRADARRAEILLEQLGANLLGIGIAAAPNDPRAVLLPRDSLRLVGIDDRDLLLPQTETARRSYALLQEHFAYPQKHLCFEVSGLDARTLDLAGNTLELFLYFDRLSPELERVVRPEDFELFASPAINLFELDAEPIQLDHSAIEYRVIPNAQREDAIEVQSIEQVVLQKASGERIEAPSLYSIDRGSPRLGRQFHAPARRSSFSPGGGDDVFITIADLEGELLREENVVVNTRILATNRELPARLPFGGGRPYLTVSGTVNGLKAVTALTKPTPTRRPSRRRAAGWKLIGQLSLNYLSLVGGAAGARTLREVLALYDVGDTPESGHLRERLIEVHAAPGVARLRLKGHSAMCAGIDVTLEMDDERLSGSGAYMLCAVIERFLAGTCALNSFVRVNARLQRESGTWKTWPPRIGDRPLI
- the tssC gene encoding type VI secretion system contractile sheath large subunit encodes the protein MADVETQGAGGAQTTTVDAPVSLLDEAISVTKQTEPARVEELMRTLAQEAMTGTVQFNKNMTVTLRAAIAKIDAQISEQLAAIMHADKFKQMEGSWRGLNYLVKNSEIGQSLKVQVLNVSKKELASDLSKATDFDQSTFYKKVYEEQFGTAGGMPFGALIGDYYFSKHPDDVELLTNISSVAAAGFTPFVAAADSKLFGMDSFNELSNPMDMKQLFETADYMKWNSYRQTEDSRFVTLTMPKVLARLPYGADTKPVEAFAYEEAPFDETGAPKSMNHDDYCWMNASYALAARMTDAFAQYGWCTAIRGAEGGGKVSNLPTHVFQSDDGDLDAKCPTEIGITDRREKELSDLGFLPLCHYKNTDYSVFFGAQSTQKPKKYDRPEATANAAISARLPYMMATSRFAHYLKVMARDKIGSFMEAKDCETWLNRWIGNYVDATEGAGQEARAKYPLREARVEVREVEGAPGSYTAVAHLRPWLQFEELTTSMRLVARIPKQG
- the tssG gene encoding type VI secretion system baseplate subunit TssG, translating into MTDLAALARVLAEATFTQAARAAEMGATKRGRDGRRDREVGRDTPPGEEAIRFVASDRMALVANDLADVTADGSQIRIVANLLGLAGASPALPPPYSELQLQRRRARDPGLAGFFNLFDHRALSFFYRIAQKYSWPLLAERAGEGGRDPIRDLLLAVAGIGVDGLKDRLDITDGALVTLTAHLSDARRSAVSVATVLRTLTGLPLEIVEAVPVWMPVPASEQTRIGGIGAKFTQLGTLAGADDGAGEAAMIGSAVLDVQHHFLIDIGPLSYAELRRFCRDSNARRLISQLCVLAIGLEQQPSIRLLVAEEAIPPLRLNDDAAPAMLGWTTWLGAPETIDGIARDCVIPLDRSALDGEKAVAA
- the tssE gene encoding type VI secretion system baseplate subunit TssE; this translates as MARTFTHSLIDRLIDDEPDRAVEPAESEEAALARYKYSLRRDLEALLNSKRPLLAMIDASEALGRTVIGYGIRDMSTDDFSTSATRERARRMVAQCIREHETRLSDVDVEADSAPTSRGIRFRITATLKLSRNRDVVVYDANVRPTDRAIAVELTGS
- the tssC gene encoding type VI secretion system contractile sheath large subunit, which translates into the protein MALEDGDAADVAPLAGELPPPLAILSAAPPLETLSAQRPGADPEELRARAQMIVASIDRRLREQLDAILHHPEFQRMEALWRGLAWLVQGIEDPQVKIRMLDVRWGEIARDLERALDFDQSQMFDLIYTQEFGMPGGEPFGMVLIDQAVSHRLGGGRKTDDVAVLEGLAEVAASAFCPIIVGVDPTVLSLDGFDEIDLRQDLVGSFADPTFQRWNRLRAKPDSRFLGVVMPRLLGRRLHRGRDHPRLGFVYDERVASSSDLLWMSGGFALAHVASRAMARYRWPAAIRGLLPPGEGGTVDGPVRQLLPSDREGVVSRFGVENAIAEEQEVTLNEAGFIVLRQMHLTGMSAFLNLPSLHRPPDYDGEAARMNAKMSAMLNYIFCVGRFAHYVKVIARDWVGKYTDAYECERLLQDWLNKYVTGNDDASPEQRLRYPLREARVAVSDIVGKPGSYGCEIAIRPHYQLDQIASEFRLTTVVGSESAR
- a CDS encoding type VI secretion system Vgr family protein, whose protein sequence is MAHLLNLRELAGEPVESYALLGFEGREAISEPFEYRLELIATTEPDLSAWIGKLAEFDVSPDHGSQRVFAGRIYGARWAESGDERRIHIQIRPSYHALSYARATHFVQDKNTLEIFDAMTADVTGLVKAVSVSPPPPKRGYAVRYDETELDFLARMLAQDGIMYFFAYERGAGSYRHKMIVTNKPADYIDLPGGAAEFLPNSDGASIDTLERRYRAAPRKHGHVGFNVNKLDTPFPQPGTAADSWGAVYSHAYETTSAEAVAKGDVKTRQEASDEHVAQSADFVEGTSTEPGFQAGGRVEVIGGGKVSPKRVVLTSVVHSAYDPWMLEGEIPPHYANRFTAIDATKTFRPSVELAARRAPGPILGTIALKGAAEGEAKIDDQWRVPVAIANARDYSGNGLPEIVWLPVQQQWAHSTHGAQFFPRIGSRVIIDFLYGNPDLPFIAGSVFTPSQKYPFDPTSTPTQSGWRSITDKNGSIVQEFRFEDKPGEEEVYLYTGRDYRRVIDNDDWGTVKRDQTLIVERDQKLNVTKDRTVKIEGLQKTDITKTRTMTVLQESLHESKKEIELKVGPSSIKLTMQGIEIKAPTIKITSDATMDLKAGAMATFKAALIQETSDGPMILKGAIVMIN
- a CDS encoding Hcp family type VI secretion system effector, translated to MAIFLKLDGIKGSTTDSKFKEQIELSSFQWGAGIGVGSARGGDRSTSEPSVSEITATKTTDKSSELLFKALLKGDPIGKGTISFVAASKGESVAYATLEIEEVIISGFSMSSGGDFPSESISLNIAKFDWSFTGRDDKQTGSPTHLIYSLTENKVG